In the genome of candidate division WOR-1 bacterium RIFOXYB2_FULL_36_35, the window AAGAATTTAATATAGAAAATATTCGCTGTGATGTTGAAAAGAAGTTTGGCATTAAAGTTGATGACATTTTCCTGGGTGGGGAATTATCAAAAGTGAAACGAATTGAAGCTTTGCCCAAAATGATAAAACAAACAACTATTAAAGAATTGAAAGATTTTTTCTCTGATCTGGCCAGAGGATTAAGTTCTAAAATCTTTGAGTAATTGAGTTGAAAGAACTAAAAAACCTAAAAATATGAAAAGAGTTTTCTATCCTTAAGTTTTTTTGTTTTTTGGTTAATTGGAGGCATAAATGAAACTAGCAGTTATCGGGACCGGTTATGTAGGCCTTGTAACAGGAGCCTGTTTTGCGAATCTTGGAAATGATGTTGTATGTATCGATAAAGACCAAAAACGGCTTGAGATTTTCTCAAAAGGCGATATTCCTTTTTATGAGCCAGGACTTCCTGAGCTTGTTTCAAAAAACCATAAAGCAAAAAGGCTCATTTTTAGCCATGATATTTTATCCGCTGTTTTAAATTCAGAAGTTATTTTTATTGCTGTTGGAACTCCTCCCAAATCAAACGGGCAGGCTGATATTTCTGCTGTTATTTCCGTAGCTCAAAGCATTGCAAAGGCTTTAAAATCAAAAAAAGGGAACAAATCAAGGAAATTTAAAGTGATTGTGAATAAAAGCACTGTTCCCGTTGGAATGGGAGATATTGTTACAAAAATTTTAACAGAGAATAAAATACCTGAAAAAGATTTTTCCGTGGTTTCAAATCCCGAATTTTTAAGGGAAGGCTCCGCAATATCCGATTTTATGAATCCGGATAGGATTGTAGTTGGGGCATCCAACAATCGCGCTTTTAATTTAATTACAGAGCTTTACAGGCCGTTAAATGCGCATATAATCTTTACATCGGTTAAAAGTGCGGAACTTATCAAATATGCCTCAAATGCTTTTTTAGCGACAAAAATATCTTTTATAAACGAAATTGCGAATATTTGCGAAAAAGTTGGATCAGATGTTTTGGAAGTTGCAAATGCTATGGGACTTGATAAAAGAATCGGCAAGCAATTTTTAAATGCCGGAATCGGCTATGGCGGAAGTTGTTTTCCAAAAGATGTTTTGGCTTTAATGCATTTGGCTCGCGAGCAGGGTTATGACCCTCAAATTTTATCATCTGTTACCGAGGTTAATGATTTTCAGGTTGATCTCTTTGTCGGTAAAATTTTGAAAGAATTAAAGAAGCTAAGAGGAAAGAAAATTTCTGTGTTGGGCTTGTCCTTTAAACCAGATACAGATGATTTGAGAGAGGCGCCGTCTCTGGAAATTATTGATTCACTGATTAAAAAAGGGGCCAAAATAACAGTTTATGACCCTGCTGTTTCTGTTAATTCAAAAAAACAGTTAACAGCCATCTCTTTTGCCGATGGAGTGTATGATGCAATTGCGGGTGCTGATGCTGTTGTTATTGTTACCGAATGGGCAGAATTTAGAGAGCTTGATTTTGAAAGGGCTAAAAAACTTGTAAAAAATAAGATTATATTTGACGGAAGAAACATCTATGATCCTAAAAGAGTAAGAGAGGCGGGTTTTAAATATATTGGGGTTGGAAGATGAAGATCCTAATCACAGGTGGGGCCGGATTTATAGCTTCCCATCTTATTGATCTTCTTTTGCAGGAAGATCATGAAGTTGTTTGTATTGACAATCTTATAACAGGTTCACTGCATAATATAAAACATCATGAGGGGAACAAAAATCTTAAATTTATAGAACATGACATATCTACACATTTGGATTATAAAGATAGGATTGACTTTGTCCTTCATATGGCTTCTCCCGCCAGCCCTGTTGATTATATGGAACTGCCGATTGAAACGCTGGAAGTCGGGGCGCTAGGTACATTTAATGCTTTGGAACTTGCAAAAGAAAAGGGAGCAAAATATTTATTTGCATCAACTTCTGAAATCTACGGAGATCCATTAGTCTCTCCTCAAAAAGAAGAATATTGGGGAAATGTAAATTCAATAGGGCCAAGAAGTGTTTATGATGAAGCCAAAAGATTTGCGGAAGCGACAACTATGGCTTATCTGCGGCATTACAGTTTGGATACCAGAATTATTAGAATTTTTAATACTTATGGTCCCAGGATGCGAAAGAATGATGGTAGAGTTGTTCCTAACTTTATAAATCAGGCATTGAATAATAAACCTTTTACAATTTATGGAGATGGTAAACAGACGAGAAGTTTTTGTTATGTATCAGATTTAGTTTCTGGAATTTATAAAGTTATGCAATCAGATATTCATACTCCGATAAATCTTGGAAATCCCAATGAGTTTACAATGATTGAGCTTGCACAGGTTGTTTCAAAAATTATAGGAGGTTCTCTGAAAACTATAAATGAACCTTTGCCGCAAGATGATCCGAAACAGAGAAGACCCGATATTTCCAAAGCGAAAAAAGAACTTAAATGGGAGCCTGTTGTCCAGCTTGAAGAAGGGCTTAAAAAGACTATAGAGTGGTTTAAAAATGGCAGATAAAATAAGCGCTGTATTTCTTGATCGAGACGGAGTCGTAAACAAAAAGATTGAAATGGACTATGTCAAAAAATGGGATGAATTTGAATTCCTTCCTGATGCTATCTCTGCAATAAAACTTATAAATGATAAAAATATCCCAGTCTATTTAATTACAAACCAATCAGGAATTGGGCGGGGGAAGATGACGCAAAAAGCTTTGGATATTGTTCATCAAAAGATGGGGGGAGCGCTTGCGAAAGAAGGGGCGCATATTGACGAGATTTTTGTTTGTCCCCATGCGCCTGAGGATAATTGCGATTGCAGAAAGCCAAAACCGGGGCTGCTTTTACAGGCAAAAGAAAAATACCCTGAAATTGATTTTAAAAATTCCTGGTTTATTGGCGATTCGCAGATTGATGTAGAGGCGGGGAAGGCTGTGGGGTGTAGGACGTATTTGTTGAAAACCAGTGAGAGTTTGATGAAAGTTGTGGAGAGTTTAAATCTATAACCATGAATCAGAAAAGATCACAAGTTACTATCTGTCTTCCAACTTATAATTCTTCGAGATATCTTGGGATTACAATAGAAAGGGTTTTAGCTCAAACATTACATTATTCTAGATGCAAAGAAGAAGTTTTAATATTTTTACTGCCTTGTATTTTTTGAATGAAAAAGCAAGTGAGTAAGTAGATTTTTTAATCTTATGGAAAAATCAAAAAAATTGATACTTGGTATTTCTACAAGTTATATTCATTCTATATTGAATATAGGTGTTAATTTAGCCTTAGTACCCATTATTCTTAGCTCGATTGGTAAATTGGAGTATGGAATATGGATTACTATTCTTTCAATTGTTGGCTACATGGGGCTTTTGGACTTTGGTGTTGCAACTGCGACAAGTAAGTTTTTATCGGAAAACAATACACCTAATCTTCCTGAGGCTAAAAAAATAATATCTAATTCGTTTACGGTTTATTCAATTATTGCCAGCATTGTTGTTGTTATTACAGTTTTCCTTAGTTTTTTCCTGATGCGATTTTTTGATATAAGAGAGGATCTTTTAAGTATAAGCTCTATTGTTTTTTTGCTGGCGGGTTTGAATATGGCTCTATCTTTTCCTTCAAATGTGTTTGGTAGTGTTTTGTTTGGATTTAAAGATTTTTTTTCTTTTAATATAATAAATATCCTAGGTGTGATTGTCAACGCAATTCTTACAATTGTTTTATTGAAAATGGGATTTGGGATCATGAGCCTTGCCGTTGTATTGCTTTTGACAACTTTTTTTGTGCTTTTCTTGAGGGTTGTTTATCTTAAAAAAACCATGCCAGATTTGTTTTCTAATTTGTGGGGGTTTGATAGAACTATATTTTTTAAAATATTATCTTTTAGCGGGTTTATGCTTGTTTTAAGTCTTGGCGGACAAATAGTATTTAATACAGATAGCATTATAATTGCAAAATTTTTAGGCATTTCGTCTGTTGCTACATATGCGATTGCTTTTCGTATGACTCAAGCAACTACAACTTTTACATATAAAATATCGGATGCTTTTTTCCCTTTTTTTTCAGAGTTTCATTCTTCCAAAAATAAAGATAAATTTGTTTTGTTTCTATTTGAGAGTACAAAATTTTCAATAGGTTTGGCGACCATACTTTTCTTGATATTGATTTTTTTGGGAAAAGACATAATAGGTCTTTGGGTTGGGAGTCAAAACTTTGTAGGGAATTTAATCTTTTATTTTATGGCGCTTGTGGCTTTAATGGGGAGTATTATTCGTCCCGGAGTTATGGCTTTAAAGGGGATGGGAAAATTAAAAAAGATAGTCTTGTTTAATATCCTCGAAGCTTTTTTGAATTTATTTTTTTCTATTTTTTTAGTTTTAAAATTCGGTTTGTTTGGTGTTATCCTGGGGACTTTTTTGGCCATGTTTGTTACAAGCTTTTGGTTAGTCCCATTTACTGTTTGCAGAGAGGGGCAAATTTCTTTTAAAAAGTATTTTTTTGAAACCATATTTATGCCAATTTTGCTGGGGGTTTGTTTGATGTTGCCTTTTTTGTTTTTTAATTTTGGAATGATAAATAATAATTGGCTTATTATTATAATAAAAGCGATGTTGCTTTCTATTATTTATTTGTTTCTTTTTGTCTTTTTATGTATAAACAAAGAAAGACGTTTGTTTTATATGGAAAAGTTGCGTTGTTTTTTGTTGAAAAAAGCTATATTTTAATATATAAGTTTTATCTAATTAGAAAGGATTTTTTCATGGAAATTAAGCAGACTAAAATATCAGGATGTAGAAAAAAACTCTTTAAAGAGGATTTGACGTGAAATCAAATAATTATCCTAAAGTCATAACAATACTTTTAAATTGGAACCAGGAAAAAGATACTACTGAATGTTTAAACTCTTTAAAAAATATTACTTATCCTAATAATACTGTTATATTGGTAGATAATGGATCAAAAGATGGTTCACAAGATAATATACAGAAAAAATTCCCTGATGTGGAGGTTATAAGAAACGCTTTTAATGTTGGTTTTGCCGAAGGAAATAATATAGGCATCAGAAAAGCTTTAAAGGTAAATTGTGATTTTATTTTATTATTAAACAATGATACTGTTCTAGAACCTGATTTTTTGGATATTTTGATCAATGCCGCCAAGGAAAACAACGAGGCGGGAATATTTTCTCCTCAAATCATGTTTTATAATAATAAAGATAAAATATGGTTTATAGGCGGAGGTTACATG includes:
- a CDS encoding NAD-dependent dehydratase, coding for MKILITGGAGFIASHLIDLLLQEDHEVVCIDNLITGSLHNIKHHEGNKNLKFIEHDISTHLDYKDRIDFVLHMASPASPVDYMELPIETLEVGALGTFNALELAKEKGAKYLFASTSEIYGDPLVSPQKEEYWGNVNSIGPRSVYDEAKRFAEATTMAYLRHYSLDTRIIRIFNTYGPRMRKNDGRVVPNFINQALNNKPFTIYGDGKQTRSFCYVSDLVSGIYKVMQSDIHTPINLGNPNEFTMIELAQVVSKIIGGSLKTINEPLPQDDPKQRRPDISKAKKELKWEPVVQLEEGLKKTIEWFKNGR
- a CDS encoding UDP-glucose 6-dehydrogenase; the encoded protein is MKLAVIGTGYVGLVTGACFANLGNDVVCIDKDQKRLEIFSKGDIPFYEPGLPELVSKNHKAKRLIFSHDILSAVLNSEVIFIAVGTPPKSNGQADISAVISVAQSIAKALKSKKGNKSRKFKVIVNKSTVPVGMGDIVTKILTENKIPEKDFSVVSNPEFLREGSAISDFMNPDRIVVGASNNRAFNLITELYRPLNAHIIFTSVKSAELIKYASNAFLATKISFINEIANICEKVGSDVLEVANAMGLDKRIGKQFLNAGIGYGGSCFPKDVLALMHLAREQGYDPQILSSVTEVNDFQVDLFVGKILKELKKLRGKKISVLGLSFKPDTDDLREAPSLEIIDSLIKKGAKITVYDPAVSVNSKKQLTAISFADGVYDAIAGADAVVIVTEWAEFRELDFERAKKLVKNKIIFDGRNIYDPKRVREAGFKYIGVGR